The nucleotide window CACCTACCGAAGCTGGAGGACGCAGAGTACATCTCGTGGGAGGCAAGACAAGCACGAAGTCGTGAAAGGGCCGAATTTCGATGAGATACGACCCCTCCTTGAGCTGATTCATTCACACCAAGGGAAGCTTCCCGAGGGATGGATCTGACCAGTGTAGCTACAGCCGTGCAAAGTAGTCCATCTGTACGTAACTTTCGTACGGTGTCGAAGGCACTCGTGATTCCCACGGCACTCCATTCAATCAGAGACGGAATATGACATCGGTGGGCCTGGCTCAGACTGTCGAACACCCGATCCAGGTCATCGATTTCGGTCGTGAGTTGTGTCATGGTCGGATGGAACAACGGGTCGACACAGGAATCGATAAACCGGTGGTTTGAGCCGGATTCATACAATAGCCCACTCTATTCCCCAGGTTGTGACCGGCAGGCATCTCTGCATCCTGATTCGATCAGGGCATTTCGTTGGTCCTGAGCCGCCAGGTGAAGATCGCCCGCAGGACGACGACCAGGCTGTTTCGCGCGCCGCTCGCCCAGATCGCCGACTCCTCACCCTCGTCCGCCGGCTGGTCATCGACGCGAACGCTCACGAGCGCGGTCTGCTCGTCCGTGATAAGAAGGCTTCCGGCTGGCGTGTCTTCCCACTCCCAGAGCGTCTCGAACAGGTCCGCCGACGGAATGACGTCCTGAATGCGTCCTTGGACCTCGTCGGAGATCCCTGCCAGGTGAATGTCCACCCCTCGCTCATCGGCGTCCTGCAGGCGATCGAGATGGTCGTCGGTGAAGAGGTCGTCGATGGTCATATAGATGATCTCGTCATCAGCCTCGTCGATAAACTCGAAGACCCGCTCAGCGACGGAACCTCGCCCGGTGACCGTCCAGACCCCCATCTGTTCGGTCTGTGGCTCCACCGACCCAAGTTGCTCGAACAACTCGGCCACTTCGGTGATCATGTTCTCGCGGTCCGTGTTGAGTTTGCGTACGAGCGACTCCCGGGAGAGGACGGTGAATTTCTTCGGTGACGCATACTGGATGTCAACCAGCCCAGATTCATGGAGTGGGTCGATCGCGTCGTAGACGCGAGTCCGTGGAACGTCGCTACTATCAGCGATGTCCTTGGCGGTCGCCGTCCCGAGACGGAAGAGGGCGATTAACGTGTGGGCTTCGTATTCTTTGAACCCGAGCGCCTTCAGGTGGTCGACTAGCTCTGCTTCAACCAGCTCGTCATCACGGGGCGCCATACGTGTGATACCACACTGCAAAGGGAAAGGCGTACACATTGATAATCCACGTCTGACAGGCGAGAAGGAGAGATCTGCTACCCTGGTCAAACGCTTGCTGAACGAAGGGCGCGTAACGGGCATGAGGACAGACCGGTGTGACGGTCGAAAGAATCGCTACGTACAGTGGAACGGTTGAGTGGTAGATTACTTTCATCCGAAATATCACACTAGGTTTTTTCGATGGAGTGCAATTTGGTGTCGTGAGCACCGTACACACGGAGAGGGCGTGGGGTCGCGCTCAATATGATTGGTCGGAAATGACTCCGAGTGTTGCTGTCGTCGAGACCATCGCAGCTGTCGAGAACGTGGAGCCAGATGAGCTCGTGTTCGGACAAGGGCTGCCCTTGAGCGAGTACTTCGATCCGGATGCACTCGATTCGCTCGTCACTCACGACGACATTACGATTGCATTCACTGGCGACGAATACCAGATTCGAATCGACGGGAGCCACGTGGGGATCCACAGCGAGTAGGCGTTCCGGCATGGGTTCAGTATCAATTCGCGGGTTCTTCTGAGCGGTTGATTCGCCTCTGTTAGGCTGAAACGAACGACGACCGTCTACTGCATATAATCTCTGTATGCAGCAGGTGGTTGGTTCCTGCTGCTCGACAGATCAATCGAGCGTTGCTGAATAGAGAGCGCGTATCGTGCAACCGCAGCTAAAACCGATCTAGACCATGTACACTGCAATGATGAATTCATCGCAGTGAGTCAGACCTGCGCGTTCACTTCGTGCCGGAGGCGATATTCATCCGGGTGGCCAGGACTGCGGGGCCGCTCCCTCCGGCGCGTTCACGGAGTTTGGTGTCTAGAACCTCCTGGATCTCAGCGATTTGCTCTTGAGAGAGATTGGCGACCAGTGATGCGGCGATTGGATTGCTGTTGACTACCATATTCCAGAGGTGTGTGGCGGACCGGAACTCCGTCTCCCACGAACCAGTGTCGATGCGGATGTCGTTCAATCCAGCGTCGACAAATCGTGCGCGCAACTGCTCGGGATCCGCCACCTGGAAGGGTAACGGCGGTGGATCCATCGGCAGGCCGTCGAAGCCGGGAACGGCCGATTGCATCGCCTCCAGGAAGAAGGTGATGAACTCCGCTTCGGTAGGCGGACCAAACGCGAGGATCAATATCCGACCACCAGGCTTCGTGACTCGCACCATCTCACCTAGTCCGCGCTGCATGTCCGGAAATAGCGAGACACCGTTCATGGATGCAGAGACATCGAAGGCGTCGTCCTCAAGTTCGAGGGCGTGGCCGTCCATGACGTGGGCCTCAATAGTGGTCAGATTCTCGTCCCGAGCCCGCGCCTCTAGCAGCTCGACCATCGCCGGCGAGATGTCTGTCGCCACTACCTCCGCGCCGAGGCGTGCAGCTGGGAGACTGAGCGCTCCGCTTCCCGCTGCCACATCCAGAAATCGCATGTCTGGGCGGAGATCCACGCGTTGAAGGGCAGCCTCCGCAAACGCGGTCGTCAAGGGCGTGGCGTACTCGTCGAAACCGGCCGCGATCTCGTCCCACCCGGCCTGCGTGTCACTGAATTCCTTAGCAGTCATGGATGTCCCCCTCTTCGTCGGTTGGAAGTACTGGTCTGCTAAGTCGGTCGTGTACCCCTCGACCTGCACTACGATCTACCGACATTGCGTCTATTGTCATAGCAAGACGACTTGTAGAAATGAGATGGGAGCGCATATAATTAATCATCAATTATCGTTATATATTTGCATGTTCACGAAGGAGGAGGAGAGGGTCATTCGGAACTGCACCTATACTGAATCCAGCCTCTATATTCAGCAGGCTACATTTGGCAGATCGCAGAAGGATTAATAGTCGCTCCGGTAACTGCTTCACCTGTACTTAGCGTTCACGTGCGGAAGATACAGACGTTTAGTAGATTTCCACACAGAGGGCTGAAGGGCTTGCAATTTTTAGCGCAAGGAGTCGTGCGAGTAGCCGCATACATCGGTCACTATCGAATCCACTCTGGCTCACTCGAGCGTTACGATTGAAAGCTTAGCCAGAAGAGCGAGACAAAACCCAAGGATCGCGAGACCAAAGGCGACCCCAAAGAGCGGTGCCGCAACAAGCAGTGCAAAATCGTATTCGACGACGAATTGGCCGAACCCTCTGACGATGAACGCACAGACGGTACCGACGATTGCGCTCAACATGAGGACGACGACTGTCTGCTGGCGCATTTCCACGAACGCCACAGTAACCGGAGGGACTCCGACTCCGAACAAAAGCTATTCTGTCTACGTCCAGCCCAGGAGGAACATTCAATTCGGGACGATCGGGATTAACTGCCAGGATCTCGATACGCTCGTGGAGAAGGGCCTCATCGAGAAGAGCGAGCTGGATAAGCGGACGAACTACTATACGGTCACACAGCGTGGCCAGCGCGAACTGGAGACCCGCCGGATCTGGGAGGCCTAATACGTTGACGGCTAGAGGTTGAAGCGACTGATCTCGCTCCGATTACACTGCGGGCACGTCGTCCGCTTGCACGCCACACTCGTTCCACAATAGCGGCATTCACAGACGGTGCTCGGATCGTTTGCCCGGCCAAGCAACTGGGTGAGGAGTGGGATCATGGATGTGCGTTACTCCGGATGTACTACTTCCGAGCAGTGGGGGCAGTCGGCCCAGATGCCCGTCTCGTTGTCCTCACGATACTCGATGAGGACATCTCGGGCGTGAATGTCGGTCTCACAGAGTGGGCAGACACCAAGTTGTCCATCTGAGGATGCCATTTTTTGGAAACCTTCGAACTGCTGTCCTACACTCTCGACGGAGTGCATTTGACTAACCACTCGGGCCACTCTTAATTCCGCAGAGCAGTGTGAAAGTGAATCCCCGCGACTAGCTACTGACACCGTATTGGACAGTTGATTATCTGGTGGCAGGGCGGGGCGCGTTCTCGTACTTGACCATCTTCTCGGGTTTGTCGGCGATCGTCTCGTAGATCCGTTGCAGCGTCTCCTCAGCCGCCAACAGGTTGTGTTCTTCGAGGAACGCGCGCCCTTCATCGGTCAGTCCGTAGAACTTCCACGGGTAGCCCTGCCGACGCTCGCCGTCCGGGAGGGGGACCTCCTCCACGATGCCAGCGTCGATGAGCTTCTGGGTGTGTTTGTACACGGTGGCGGCGCTGACGCTTGGGTTGAGCTGTTCGAGCTCGTACATCGAGGGCAGTTGCTCGGGGTGTTGGAGAATGTTGGTGAGGAGGGAAAATCGCGTCTGCTGAGTCACGAAGTGAACGAGTTCGCGCGCCTCCGTCCCATTAGCGGTCCCTAGGTCGGTACTCATACTGCCACCTACGCCGTGGTGCAGCAAGTAGTTTACCCTTGAGTAAATTACTTGTGGGAATAGAAGACGCAGAGTTCACGCTGTAATCTACTGAGTAAACCATATCACAACTCCATGAGAGGGCTGCGATATGACTGACGAGGAGTCGCCCGTTCCTGATGAGATCCTCACAAGCGCGAAAGCGCAACTCGACAAGGAAGAGCTCTCGCTGGCGGACAACGAGGAGATTCTGCATGCGCTGAGCGAACTCACGCCAATCTACGAGACCGACCGGTCGTACTTCGTGCTCGGAAACTACGATCGTGACCCCATTCGGCGGCTCAACGTGGTCGTCGACCGCCTGAACCGGCGGACGGATGCCTACGCCTTCCGGATGGTCGACATCCGCGGTGAGTGGGACAACAGTATCCAGAAGTTCTGTCTCATCGCTGATCTCGTCACGTATCTGGTGGGTGTCGCCGAGAAGGATCCCAGCGATTTCCTCGTCGAACAGGGCCTCCTCGTCGGCACTGTCGAGTACTTCGCCAAGAGCTACGTGCTCAAGCGGGAGTACGAGGACGAAACCAATCCGTTTGGCTGGATGCAGGACGGCGTCTTTGACCTCTTCGACCAGGACGGACGGTTGTATCGATGGCAAACTGATGAGGACCTCGTTGCGATGACCGGCGAACTCCCCTAATCGGGGATATCTGTGAATTCAAATCGGAGAGAGTGACTCAGCCGAACGCAGAGCGTCCTTCCATCAGACGAAGCATCGTTGGTAGTGATCGACTGGTATGGCGGCAATTTTCGAAAGGAGCGACCCCACCTTAACCAACATCGGACTGGTGATATGCCTATCTGTTGGTTAATACGGAACGGATAGCGATTCAGGGGTCGAGAATTTCGATAAGCTCCTTCGGGGTGCGGCTGATTCGGTCGAGCCGGTCGCGAACGACCGCGGCATCGTCTGATACCCACGCAGCAAGGTAGAACGCCGACCCGCTGGTGTCGAGTCCACAGTACCGGCCAACGATATACGCGACGGCTTCCGCCTCGACTTCGCGTTTCGAACGTTCCGTCTCGTGGCCGACGTCGAAGTGCAGGAGAGCGTGCGCGTACTCGTGGATCAGCGTTCGCGCAAGGTCAGCGTCGTTCTCTCGATCACGAACCTCGACGAGTGGCTGCACGTCGACGAGACTCAGCTGTTCGCAGACGCCCTTCGTCTCCCCATACGTCCACTCCTCTTCTGGAACGATTCGAACTGATACGCCGAGTTCGTTAGCGGTTTCAGTCAGCTGGGAAACGAGATCGCCGGCGTCACCGACGACCGTAATCAGGTTCGGGTAGAGGAGCGCCATCCCCACGCCCGCCACACCAGCAGCGAGGAGCCAGCTCCAGTACCCAGTTACGAGGCCCGTCGCGAGCACCCCGACGCCGGCTAAGAACATCCCGGAGACGACGAGGCGGACTTCTATGACGGCGTCACCACGGGTGGCGGCGCGCGGCAACCGCCATACAGGACATGGCCGAGGCAGATATTCAGCTTCTCATTGACTGAAAATTCGCCCAGATGGGGACACAACCCCTAAGACGTCCCGACAAAATTGTACAGTATGTCCTATACTACAGACAAGCGGGTTGCGGGCGAGTTCGATGCCGTTGTCGAGCAGACCATCGACGCCCTCTCCGACGAAGGGTTCGGCGTGCTCTGTGACATCGACGTCCAGGCGACGTTCACGGAGAAACTCGACGAGGAGTTCCGCCAGTACCGAATCCTCGGAGCGTGTAACCCGCGGCTCGCCTATCAGGGACTCGAAGCGGAGATCGAGCTCGGAGCCCTGCTCCCCTGTAACGTCATCGTGTATAAGGAGGCCGATGAAACCATCGTGGTAAGTGCGGTCGATCCGACGCAGCTCGTCGGTATCACGGATAACCCCGACCTCGATTCGATCTCGGCGGACGTCTCCGCCCGATTGGAACGCGTCCTTGAATCACTGTGAGCGACCACACTTCGATTCCACGGCGGGAGTTCCTCCAGGTACTGGGTGCGACGGGCGTCAGTGCGCTTGCTGGATGCGCTCAGCCCGCTAATCCATCCCCCGACGGAAGCGCACCGACGGCAACCCCGCGGCCGGCCCCTTCGGCAGCAGCCGATGTGGCTGCCACGGTGCAGGCGGCACCGAGTACGATCCAGCCTAGTGGGGCCGCGTCCGCTAAAAGCTGGCTGTACGACAGTGCGTTCCCGGGGCCGGAACTGCGGATGGCTGAAGGGGACGTTGTCGAAGTCGAACTGACGAACGAACTTCCAGCAGGAACCACGATCCACTGGCATGGCATCCCCGTATCGAACGGGATGGATGGCGTTCCGAACGTCACCCAACAGCCAGTCGACTCCGGCGGCTCGTTCACCTACAAGTTCCGGGCGGAGCCGGCGGGCACGTACTTCTTCCACAGCCACGCCGGCCTCCAACTCGACCGCGGGTTGCTCGCACCGCTGGTCATCGAGGAATCCGACCCGCACGTGGAGTACGACCGGGAGCACACCGTCGTCGTCGACGACTACCTCGAGGGAGCGCCGCGACCACTCTCCGACGACGACTCTGACCGGGGGCCTGGAGGCGGTGGCTCCGGTGGCATGGGCGGCGGCATGATGGCCGACAGACGACCGCCGTACGCCGGACTCCTCATCGACGGACGCTTACCGACTGATCCGCGGACGTTCGACGTCCAGGAAGGAGAGCGCGTCCGCTTACGGTTCATCAACGCAAGCAGTGCGACGCTCTTTCGCGTGCAGGTGGCCGGGCACCCGCTGTCCGTCACGCATGCCGACGGCCAGCCGGTCGATCCAGTGTCCGTCGACTCGTTCGTCTTCGGATCCGGCGAGCGCTACGACGCGATCGTCGAGGCTTCGAATCCCGGCACGTGGGAAATCCGTGCTGGCGCTGTCGACGGGAACGAATCACCCGCACGGGCAGTTCTCGCGTACGACGGGAGTGAGTCGTCGTCACCGACAGCACCGTCGACGAGCGAGCGCCAGCTCTCGTATCGTGACCTCGACGCGATCTCGCCGCTCGATGGCGTCGACGGGAGTCCGGACCGCACGTTCGACGTCACGCTCTCAGCTGGCGGCCGGTCGGACGACTGGTTGATCGACGGGCAAGCGTATCCCGATGCGGAGCCGTTTCAGGTCAGGGAGGGAGAGCACGTCAGAGTCAGAATGACGAACCGGAGTCCCGTCGTTCACCCGATGCACCTTCACGGCCATTTTTTCCAGGTTCAGGACGCGGTCAAAGACACCGTCGTCGTTCCGGGACACAGAGGAGAGGTGACCTTCGACTTCGTCGCGGACAACCCCGGCAACTGGCTCTTCCATTGCCACAACCTCTATCACCTCGACGCAGGGATGGCTCGCGTCGTCCAGTATCTCAAGTAGTGAGCGGGAAGGGGGAGTCGACGTCATCGGTCACTCGGTCGGTTCTGCCGCTCGCGACGCGGACACGTCCGGCAGATGGCGGCATTCTCGACGGATGCCGGTCACGCAGCCCACTGAGCTGAAAAGGGATAGTTATGCCAGACCCAGCGACCGGAACGCGGAGTTCGAACTCCCCACAAGGAACGTGCTGGTCCCCCCAACCCGCACCACAGCATTAAGGCAACTGATGGGGTAGTGTATTGTATGAGAACTACAATACGAACTCCAGTCTTCGACGGTTTCGACGGCGTCGACGCGATACTCGCTGTGCTCGAAGATACGGGAGTTAGCGTCCGCGCGATCCCGTCCGGTGAACCGAGTTCCGCGCTGGGGACCTGATCACCCATGTCCTCATCCGATCAACTCAATATCGCGACCATCCTCCTCCTAGTCCTCGGAGTGATCGTCGTACTCCCGTTACTCACGATGGGGATGGGCTTCGGTGGGATGATGGGCTTCGGTGGGATGATGGGTCAGTACGGCAGTACTGGTGGCTGGTGGCCATTCGTGGGTATGCTCGTTCCGTTCGCGTTTCTCCTCATCATCCTCGGAGGTGGGTACCTCGTCCTCAGGCGCGTGACCGAAAATCAGACGGCTCGAAACCCCGCGCTGGAAGAACTCCGTACGGCATACGCTCGGGGAGAGTTGACTGACGAAGAGTTCGAAACGCGTCGGGAAAAGCTCGAACCGCAGGAGTGACGGTTCGCGTCCGACGAGGAGAACGCGCAGAAGCTGGTCGAGTTGATCGACGATGATCGTGTCAGCTTCGAACCGGTCGATGCGACCGACACGGTCGACATCGTTCGGGTCCTCGAGGACGCCGACTACGTCGTGAACGGCCTTCCCTACGCGTTCGAGGAGAACGTCCTCGACGCCATCGTCGAGGTGGGCGACCTCACCGGCGTCGACCTGAACGCTTTCGACTTCGACGACGTGCTCGGTCGGTCCGATGAGTTCGCCGACGTGGGGTGTTCGCTGTGGTTCGCCAATGGCGGGCTTGTGAGCACGATCGCGCTCGGAATGGTCGGCTGTGAACAGTTCGACGACGTGAACGACGTGAACTTCTACTGGGGGATGTGGCGGCTCCTCACCCAGACGACCGCCGGGCTTACCGACACGGTCACGTACGAGCACGATCCGAACGTTGACGAACGAGCACGCTGGGAAGATGGTGAGGTGATCGACGACCTCGCACCGTTCTCCCAGACGCGGACCTTTGAGTTCCCCGACCCCATCGGCGAGCAGGAAACGTACGTGATCTCCCACCCCGAGCCGATCACGTTCCCGAAGGCACCGATCGCACAGGAGACGAACGTCGACCGGATCATTACCCGCGGGGTCTGGCACGAGGAGTGGGCTGAGTACGAACGGACCCTGCATGCAATGGATGCCTTGGATGCGGAGCCTCTCGAGGTCTACGGCGGCGAGGTCGATCCTCTGGAAGTTGCGCAGGAACAGGTCAAGCGCGCCGGACGTGAACGCGAGGCCGAATGGAAGCCCCCCGAAAAACTGTCGACCGAGACGGAGTGGACACCACAGACCATTCTCTCGGCGGAGATCACCGGGTCAGTTGCGGAAGAGGACGAGACGGCAGTCCTTCACCTCGAACAGCCGTATCCGTTCTTCGACGGAAACGAGATCACGACGATGCGTGAATACGGCTGTTACGTCGACCTCCCGCTCTCGGTGACGCTCCAACTCATGGCCGACGGTGCTGTCAACGAGGAGAGGATTTTCGTCACAGAAACTAGCGGGCTCGACGCTGATCGGTATTTCGAGGAGATGGAGGCCCGCGGGTTCGAGTTGCGCGAGGAGCAGACACCCGCGACCCGGCCGTCATCGCCCGCCGATGATTGAAATGAACTCAGTCGAAGCAACGAGAGACTGGGGCTCTCACTAGGGGAGGCACTTCATCCCCAGCGGTAACTATGCCTTTGGGAGTATTTTCTCGAGTAGCAGCGGCGCGTGGAGCGACCTGTGTGATACTCACTTCCGGTGTCTCAACAGCAGAGAGACGCACGCATTGCCCCCGAAATTGGAAGAGATACCCATCACACACGGAGCGTCTCGTCGCTGTCGTCGGTCGCGAAGAACTGAGTCTCTGGCGCGTATTCGGGGAGGCAGACCACCTTCTCCCGGCCGACTCGCACGCGCACGACTTGGCCGTCGTCCTCCATCTCCTGGAGAAGCCGACTGATTGTCGAACTCGACAGATTCGCATAGGTGGCGAACCCCTTCTGGGGAAGCGTACCCCCATTCTCCGAGATGAGCTGACAGAATAAGTCGTAGTGAGGGATACCGAGTTTCAAGAGGAAGTCCTTCTGACTCCGAATCTCACTGGGATCGTACTCGAGCGATCCAACATCGTACGCAGGACCGGGTTGGTTTCTCGTCGATTCCTCCGGCTTTGCCCTGTCCTCGGCGCGTGCTACTGACGTCGCCTTGAACGGAGTGGCTTTGGCCAAGAGTTTCCGGATGTGCTCGAGCCGATCCCAGGCGGCAAGCGCACCATGTTCCGACTCGCTCGTGGCGGGACCATCAAGGACCTCCGCCGTGTCGAGCGAGCGCCCGAGACCGCTGCTGACCGGTCGAGCTACGAGGCCGACTGGGGGGTCGACGGATGAGCGACGACTTCGTGGATGTCGTCAGGGAACGGAGAGAGGCGCTCGAACGCGTCGCCGACAGCGACCTCCCCGCGGCATGGATAGCTGAGACGCTCCTCGAAGTCGCCGACGCGGAGGGAGAATCGTGAACCTCACCGGCCTCGCGGCGATGTTCGGCAACCCGACCGGGAGATTGTTTTTCTCTCGCAACACTGGCCAGCGGTCGCATCTCCGCCACGAACCACCGACCCAGGCGTGGCGAAACCGCGTGACGGTGGCGGCCTCGTCCCCACTCCACACCACTGTTCCGCCGACCAAACTCCGCACTACTACTAACTACTGCATCCACTTAAGGGAAGGAACGAGGGGAAGCTACCCCGAGACGGATGCGCGGTTTCGAGGGGAGGTG belongs to Halorarum halophilum and includes:
- a CDS encoding helix-turn-helix transcriptional regulator — protein: MAKATPFKATSVARAEDRAKPEESTRNQPGPAYDVGSLEYDPSEIRSQKDFLLKLGIPHYDLFCQLISENGGTLPQKGFATYANLSSSTISRLLQEMEDDGQVVRVRVGREKVVCLPEYAPETQFFATDDSDETLRV
- a CDS encoding HalOD1 output domain-containing protein; translated protein: MSTVHTERAWGRAQYDWSEMTPSVAVVETIAAVENVEPDELVFGQGLPLSEYFDPDALDSLVTHDDITIAFTGDEYQIRIDGSHVGIHSE
- a CDS encoding saccharopine dehydrogenase family protein, translated to MGDLTGVDLNAFDFDDVLGRSDEFADVGCSLWFANGGLVSTIALGMVGCEQFDDVNDVNFYWGMWRLLTQTTAGLTDTVTYEHDPNVDERARWEDGEVIDDLAPFSQTRTFEFPDPIGEQETYVISHPEPITFPKAPIAQETNVDRIITRGVWHEEWAEYERTLHAMDALDAEPLEVYGGEVDPLEVAQEQVKRAGREREAEWKPPEKLSTETEWTPQTILSAEITGSVAEEDETAVLHLEQPYPFFDGNEITTMREYGCYVDLPLSVTLQLMADGAVNEERIFVTETSGLDADRYFEEMEARGFELREEQTPATRPSSPADD
- a CDS encoding class I SAM-dependent methyltransferase; this translates as MQVEGYTTDLADQYFQPTKRGTSMTAKEFSDTQAGWDEIAAGFDEYATPLTTAFAEAALQRVDLRPDMRFLDVAAGSGALSLPAARLGAEVVATDISPAMVELLEARARDENLTTIEAHVMDGHALELEDDAFDVSASMNGVSLFPDMQRGLGEMVRVTKPGGRILILAFGPPTEAEFITFFLEAMQSAVPGFDGLPMDPPPLPFQVADPEQLRARFVDAGLNDIRIDTGSWETEFRSATHLWNMVVNSNPIAASLVANLSQEQIAEIQEVLDTKLRERAGGSGPAVLATRMNIASGTK
- a CDS encoding MarR family winged helix-turn-helix transcriptional regulator, which codes for MSTDLGTANGTEARELVHFVTQQTRFSLLTNILQHPEQLPSMYELEQLNPSVSAATVYKHTQKLIDAGIVEEVPLPDGERRQGYPWKFYGLTDEGRAFLEEHNLLAAEETLQRIYETIADKPEKMVKYENAPRPATR
- a CDS encoding DUF7837 family putative zinc-binding protein, which codes for MHSVESVGQQFEGFQKMASSDGQLGVCPLCETDIHARDVLIEYREDNETGIWADCPHCSEVVHPE
- a CDS encoding multicopper oxidase family protein, with protein sequence MAATVQAAPSTIQPSGAASAKSWLYDSAFPGPELRMAEGDVVEVELTNELPAGTTIHWHGIPVSNGMDGVPNVTQQPVDSGGSFTYKFRAEPAGTYFFHSHAGLQLDRGLLAPLVIEESDPHVEYDREHTVVVDDYLEGAPRPLSDDDSDRGPGGGGSGGMGGGMMADRRPPYAGLLIDGRLPTDPRTFDVQEGERVRLRFINASSATLFRVQVAGHPLSVTHADGQPVDPVSVDSFVFGSGERYDAIVEASNPGTWEIRAGAVDGNESPARAVLAYDGSESSSPTAPSTSERQLSYRDLDAISPLDGVDGSPDRTFDVTLSAGGRSDDWLIDGQAYPDAEPFQVREGEHVRVRMTNRSPVVHPMHLHGHFFQVQDAVKDTVVVPGHRGEVTFDFVADNPGNWLFHCHNLYHLDAGMARVVQYLK
- a CDS encoding SHOCT domain-containing protein, which encodes MSSSDQLNIATILLLVLGVIVVLPLLTMGMGFGGMMGFGGMMGQYGSTGGWWPFVGMLVPFAFLLIILGGGYLVLRRVTENQTARNPALEELRTAYARGELTDEEFETRREKLEPQE
- a CDS encoding helix-turn-helix domain-containing protein, which produces MNAQTVPTIALNMRTTTVCWRISTNATVTGGTPTPNKSYSVYVQPRRNIQFGTIGINCQDLDTLVEKGLIEKSELDKRTNYYTVTQRGQRELETRRIWEA
- a CDS encoding TrmB family transcriptional regulator, which translates into the protein MAPRDDELVEAELVDHLKALGFKEYEAHTLIALFRLGTATAKDIADSSDVPRTRVYDAIDPLHESGLVDIQYASPKKFTVLSRESLVRKLNTDRENMITEVAELFEQLGSVEPQTEQMGVWTVTGRGSVAERVFEFIDEADDEIIYMTIDDLFTDDHLDRLQDADERGVDIHLAGISDEVQGRIQDVIPSADLFETLWEWEDTPAGSLLITDEQTALVSVRVDDQPADEGEESAIWASGARNSLVVVLRAIFTWRLRTNEMP
- a CDS encoding DUF302 domain-containing protein translates to MSYTTDKRVAGEFDAVVEQTIDALSDEGFGVLCDIDVQATFTEKLDEEFRQYRILGACNPRLAYQGLEAEIELGALLPCNVIVYKEADETIVVSAVDPTQLVGITDNPDLDSISADVSARLERVLESL